Within the Naumovozyma castellii chromosome 1, complete genome genome, the region ACTTCTCAAGTCGTAAGAACTTTGGGGAAACATTGTGGAATCTCCTGTATGGTTACCACGGGTGGGACTAATTTAAGAGATGATATATTAAGATTAAATGAATCTGTTCATGTATTAGTTGGGACTCCCGGTAGAGTCCTTGATTTAGCCTCTAGGAAAGTTGCCGATTTATCAGATTGTCAATTGTTTATTATGGATGAAGCTGATAAAATGTTATCTCGTGattttaaaacaattattgaacaaattttaattttcttaccAAAGAAACATcaatctttattatttagtGCAACTTTCCCCCTAACTGTGAAAGAATTTATGGTTAAGCATTTAACTAATCcatatgaaattaatttaatgGATGAATTGACTTTAAAAGGTATTACTCAATATTATGCCtttgttgaagaaagaCAAAAATTGCATTGTTTAAatactttattttctaaattacAAATTAACCAAGCCATTATCTTTTGTAATTCCACAAATCGTGTGGAATTATTAGCCAAAAAGATTACAGATTTAGGTTATTCATGTTATTATTCTCATGCCAGAAtgaaacaacaagaaagaaatcGTGTATTCCATGAATTCCGTCAAGGTAAAGTTCGTACTTTAGTTTGTTCTGATCTATTAACAAGAGGTATTGATATTCAAGCTGTTAATGTTGTTATAAACTTTGATTTTCCAAAGACTTCTGAGACTTATCTACATCGTATTGGTAGATCAGGTAGATTTGGTCATTTAGGTTTAgcaattaatttaattaattggAATGATCGTTTCAATTTATACAAGattgaacaagaattaGGAACTGAAATTGCTGCCATTCCAGCAACTATTGATAAATCATTATATGTCGCAGAAAATGAGGCAAATGTGCCAATTCCATTCCCAAtagaacaacaacatttttcaaataataatggtgCCCCAATGGATCCAAATTTTGTACCACCTcctcaacaacaaaatcCACAATTTGCTCCACAGCCTCTACAGAATCAGCAACAATTCATACCTCCTCAACACCCACAATATTcccaacaacaacaacaacaaatgcCACAAAtaccacaacaacaatatgctcaacaacaacaacaacaacaatataaCAACAACGTTCAGCAACCTCAATTCTAAGAATGAATGAGTacattcaaagaaaaaaagaaagcgatttgtaaatattatgaaattatttcatcCCTCTCTTTTTTCTCTTATgtatttgaaaactttcaattatttttattatctatttttttttctctctctcatttattgaaagttttcattttttgtttttcatTCATATCTtattattccatttatttGTTGGCATAGCCTGTTTTTTCCAAGCAAAGAGTAGTtgtttttccaattttttttaaactactctaatttttttttttcaggCTATCATCTCACCTCAATCGATCTCATCTCATTTATTAGTTCATTTTGCATTATACTATATATACgattatattatattgtGTATGTAAATCACCATCAACCaaacattttcttctcctcaatatttttttctttctttagTTTCATTCTTCTGTGTATTACCAAAGTCTCATTCGAAGAACACTAAACGCAATACAAAGTGGCTTTTTAATGAACTGTCCCTGCTCTCGAGACCCACAAGTGCCACACGTTACGAACTGTAAAGTATGCCACAACACAACATGCCCCGATTGCGAGCTATTCCAGCCATTACAAAGGGAGTGTCCACAATGCCAAACCATAACAATGCATATGGACGAGGATACCCGCTGCAAGAATGATTGTTTCCAGTGTCCCAATTGTGAGACAGCACTGACCGTACTACTGGCTAAGTCCAGTCGGAAGAAGAGATACAAATTTACGTGCAAGCATTGCGATTACGATTACGTGACTCCGTCTATGAGTGTAACCGACGAGAGATCCATTAGTCAAATTGTAGATCATTTGAATGAGACGTTGAATGTTGAATATCTGcgatttcaagaattgaagaagaatattgaGCTTGGAGGTGGTATCGAcaatgttgttgttttgcCATTGTGTGGTGATGACGTTATTTTACCGAGGCGAACAAAATTGGTTTGTCAGTTTCAATCAATTTGCCCTCATTGCTATCATGTTGTGGATTGAACATACATACGTACTACGAAAGAATCGAGAAGTGAAAGAAAGGATGGCGATACCGAAGGAGACCATTGCCCAGATACTTCAATTGGAAGCGTTTGAAAATGCAGATACGAAGATGACAGAAGAGACGTTGTCCATGATACAACGCTACATGGAATTATTCATTAGGGAGGCCATGTGTAGATCACTGGATAATAAAGAGAAGGAGCTAGGGCAGACAGATATTGTCATCGACGAGAAGGACTTGGAAAGGGTTGTTGGACTATTACTTCTTGATATGTGATGTACAAGATGGAAAATACATTTCTAAAGTTAGATCAGTACGATATGATAGTTGCTTTACTGTGGAATTCTCCTATACATAAGCCACTTTCTGTGTACTTAAGCATCCAATAATAGATTCATTGAGGTCGGTGGCGAAGCGATTGGGGGAAGAATTTGCCCTACGATGGAAGTGAACGACATATAGACGTATAAAATAGGTTTGTAAAACTGAACAGCTCGTTTAACCTACCTGTCAATGTAACTTAGAATATATTAGAATAGAAACAAGATTGAATAATGCCACTGTATCTCGGCATTTCTATAAttaacatttttttcatcaagGGCGTGCATGCACATATCTACAGTGTTTTCTCTGCAACCCATCATGGACAGTTGGCGTTTGAAAGCAACCACAAGAATTTGATCGCAGACCTCTATTGCCTCACTGGACTTGATCGTACCCATGATATACCGCCCCAGCCCCAATTGCTCTTATATTGCCAGCTTCCCAGCTTACTGCCCAACAAGTTCCTGTTTATACTTCGTAAAGCGAGACCTCTACGCAGGTTTTCCTAGACATGGGAAAAAAGACCGTTGTGCAATGTACAAAGGTCAAATCCGTGATAAGTGagaaaaatccaaaaattggCCTAAGGGcttccttaattttttcaataacccGAATGGCTAAAAATCATGGGGGCATCAGGGTACAATTTTTATAGGGCGAAAATCATTGATGTAAGCAGGTAAATGTAGAAGTAACCTTTATTTAGacatatattatatatatcattCCAAGTTGAGTTCCTTTGTTAATCTTAAAGCATCATTTAAAGTACAATCTGTGATATTGATTGACCCCAATTTAATTCTAAGTAAGAAGGACCGTATGATACAAAGATCCTCAAACATTTGATCTGAGAGTTggctttttcttttgtcaaatatttgtgCCGCCAAGCTGAACAGTCTCTCAGCATGAATCGATGTCGATGGAATacaatggaataatttattagctAATGATAACAGTGGAAACTCTCTTTTATGCCTTGaccagaatatattatctgCCCCCACAATCATCTGGACTTGGCGGTCGAATGGCGACCAGCGTTTTttagatttggataaaaCCTCGTTTGAATACTCCTTGACCAATGATAGAGCACGTAGACGGTATTGCTCAAGTTCTAATCtgatttgttcttgtaagtCATCCTTAATActgaattcatcaaattcctcctcaaattccaagtttttttcttcttgtcctTCTGATGAATAATCTTCAGCATTATACACTCTTCCTGCATGGCTCGAAATACCGATCATGTCTTCTGTATCGCTATCCTTAATGGGATAATaagatatattcaaaaaaggTATTAAAATATCAGTAAGTTTTTGTGATACAACGGATATTACATGGTCactttttttgatttcgGTATTCTCACGAGGGAACTGTTCTATAAAAACAGAGCTATCAACAAATGCAATGTTTAGAtaagatgataataaacaaatatcCATACTGACATACTTTTTATAGTATTTATCCATTTTCCTTCTGAAACGAATAAAAACTGGGAGATGTCTGTGCGTTAGGTTGGAACTTTTCGATTTTTCAACGAATATTTTGTCTATTTTATCCTTATAGGAAATAAGCAAAGGAAGGGTGTTCTTCAACGTGCAGGTATCATTAGAAAGCATTTCGCAAAGAGAACGAAAAGGAGATAAGATATCAGTTAAATCGTCCATTAgaacaaaatcttcttcatcgaaAAACACTCCCAGGGATGGCTCCCGATTTAACTCCATCAAGACAGGTTTCAACTCTCGTAACCTGAGCACAACATCTAACGCTGATAGCcatcttgtttttgaatatgtttTGATGGCCAAAGGTTCCTctccattcatttttccaaaCTCAACGCATAGTTCTCGGTATAGTAGTTGATTAACACTGcttgatttaatattaagagCAAGctgattatttttcttcagaataATGTCACCAGTTATAAAGCTAAAAATGCCACCAATATCGGcagattctgaagaaagttggctgttatttgatagaagatattcagtaaagatatcttgttttaaaatttcattccttGACCCATCAGAATTCAactgatatttcattgCAGCTAactctaataattttgatttaagCTCAGAATCTACAAATCCCAAACTGTCCTCTTCGACCATATCAAACATGGTACTATTCATAATGTTAGCACTATGTAGTAAACAAGGTACATGGCCAAGAAAACGAGTCCCTAACAGGCCAGTTCTTGAGAGTTCTTTCGGTACCTTTAGCATATTGGCAGCATTATCAGTTGACATACCTACAGTTACTGTTCTCAAACCATCAAActtattaaaaatttcgCCAAGTTGCTGACTTATATCGATTGTTTTGTGAGAATCAGACCTGTCCATCTTCACTAGAAAAGGAATTTGTTttccttcctcttcatcatatgTAACCAGTAAAACTCCCAAATAGTTAGACATTTTGTGATTGGACCAGTGATCAAAAACAAGAGACATGAACGTTACATTATCGAGTGCATATAACCTCTTTGTAAGCGATACAAGTAATGTCTTTCTATTGGTAAAGgtcttttcatttaatatgtGAGCCGAAGATGCTATCTCACTCCTCcagaaataattaatatctttggaTTTTGTGCGAATAAAGTT harbors:
- the DHH1 gene encoding DExD/H-box ATP-dependent RNA helicase DHH1 (ancestral locus Anc_7.336); the protein is MSSSTTTAAAATQQQGQDWKSTLNIPKKDTRPQTDDVLNTKGNTFEDFYLKRELLMGIFEAGFEKPSPIQEESIPIAITGRDILARAKNGTGKTAAFVIPTLEKIKPKLNKIQALIMVPTRELALQTSQVVRTLGKHCGISCMVTTGGTNLRDDILRLNESVHVLVGTPGRVLDLASRKVADLSDCQLFIMDEADKMLSRDFKTIIEQILIFLPKKHQSLLFSATFPLTVKEFMVKHLTNPYEINLMDELTLKGITQYYAFVEERQKLHCLNTLFSKLQINQAIIFCNSTNRVELLAKKITDLGYSCYYSHARMKQQERNRVFHEFRQGKVRTLVCSDLLTRGIDIQAVNVVINFDFPKTSETYLHRIGRSGRFGHLGLAINLINWNDRFNLYKIEQELGTEIAAIPATIDKSLYVAENEANVPIPFPIEQQHFSNNNGAPMDPNFVPPPQQQNPQFAPQPLQNQQQFIPPQHPQYSQQQQQQMPQIPQQQYAQQQQQQQYNNNVQQPQF
- the NCAS0A14070 gene encoding uncharacterized protein (ancestral locus Anc_7.341), whose protein sequence is MNCPCSRDPQVPHVTNCKVCHNTTCPDCELFQPLQRECPQCQTITMHMDEDTRCKNDCFQCPNCETALTVLLAKSSRKKRYKFTCKHCDYDYVTPSMSVTDERSISQIVDHLNETLNVEYLRFQELKKNIELGGGIDNVVVLPLCGDDVILPRRTKLVCQFQSICPHCYHVVD
- the NCAS0A14090 gene encoding uncharacterized protein translates to MNNNIPDSPPSNTCSSEILVRQISFRDTTTPNTSVSSNNNSTPTPKRRKVLKKFVLVQDYPSQSEDSEWTRIDSKGNNSIWSHFLEGKKDRSILKCTNCNNVYRYNRREARYNSEPAELHLRDDCTNPPDYFHGNLKDERIIKEICKKKLDKYRDLKQYIKTQSFFDIAVGLILESRLSINWVESFTAKTLWSTMALIPTENNSKPEQIFKPNKSNMSNFIRTKSKDINYFWRSEIASSAHILNEKTFTNRKTLLVSLTKRLYALDNVTFMSLVFDHWSNHKMSNYLGVLLVTYDEEEGKQIPFLVKMDRSDSHKTIDISQQLGEIFNKFDGLRTVTVGMSTDNAANMLKVPKELSRTGLLGTRFLGHVPCLLHSANIMNSTMFDMVEEDSLGFVDSELKSKLLELAAMKYQLNSDGSRNEILKQDIFTEYLLSNNSQLSSESADIGGIFSFITGDIILKKNNQLALNIKSSSVNQLLYRELCVEFGKMNGEEPLAIKTYSKTRWLSALDVVLRLRELKPVLMELNREPSLGVFFDEEDFVLMDDLTDILSPFRSLCEMLSNDTCTLKNTLPLLISYKDKIDKIFVEKSKSSNLTHRHLPVFIRFRRKMDKYYKKYVSMDICLLSSYLNIAFVDSSVFIEQFPRENTEIKKSDHVISVVSQKLTDILIPFLNISYYPIKDSDTEDMIGISSHAGRVYNAEDYSSEGQEEKNLEFEEEFDEFSIKDDLQEQIRLELEQYRLRALSLVKEYSNEVLSKSKKRWSPFDRQVQMIVGADNIFWSRHKREFPLLSLANKLFHCIPSTSIHAERLFSLAAQIFDKRKSQLSDQMFEDLCIIRSFLLRIKLGSINITDCTLNDALRLTKELNLE